TTTCCGGCGATGGTGAGCCTGTCGGTCTTCATGCGGCCTCTAGCCCCCTCCGACGAACTGGACCACTTCGACCCGGTCGTCCTCGCGCAGGAGCGCCCCGGCGAACTCCCCGCGACGGGTGACCCTGCCGTTGATCTCGACCGCCACCCGCCCCGGGGAAAGGCCGATCGTCTCGAGCAACGCCAGGACCGAGATCCCCCCCGGAGCTTCGCGCCTCTCGCCGTTGAGAACGATGGTCATCGCCTGCTCAGCCGGCCGCCTTGCGCACCGGTTTCTTGATCAGCTGCTTGATCTCCGCGCTCTCCTTGCCCGCGGAGGCCTGGATGATCAGGGCCGCGGTCCCCTCCTCCAGCAGCGGCAGGGCGCAGGTCAGGGAGACGTCCCCCGCGTCGCCGGTCTTCCCCTCGACCAGCGTGCGCGGCTTGTCCACG
This is a stretch of genomic DNA from Candidatus Polarisedimenticolia bacterium. It encodes these proteins:
- the thiS gene encoding sulfur carrier protein ThiS, encoding MTIVLNGERREAPGGISVLALLETIGLSPGRVAVEINGRVTRRGEFAGALLREDDRVEVVQFVGGG